The Chryseobacterium phocaeense genome includes the window GCACAGCTGTAGAATTTGATGCTTCCAGTTCGGATTTTTTGCACCCGGTCATGATGATGAGCATCAATAAAGGTAGAAATAATTTAATCATAAATATTTTTTCTTGAATCTTATCAAAAATTATGCTTAAATGTTGATTGGGTTTCAAATTCGTATATTTTTGTTTGAATCGTTGTAATTTGATTATTCTTTAATCTGAGCAGATGTAAAAAGAATCTAAATTATTTTCTATTTTTATAGGATGAAAAAAAGTCTTTTAGCATTCGCATTTTCCCCATTTCTGATCTTTGCCCAGGAAGCTCCGAAACTCACTGACGAAATGGCGGTTAAATTATCAGAAAAACCGCTTCACTGTATCAATCAGGAGTATCCTAATAAAACCGCACATATCATCAATAATGCCGGAGAAGTTCCTTTGACTCCAAAAGATCTGCATCCCAGTTTTTATGGCTGCTTCGACTGGCATAGTTCAGTACACGGGCATTGGATGCTGGTAAGACTGCTAAAGACCAAGCCGAATCTTCCCAATGCAAAAGACATTGAAAATATTCTGGATCAGTCTTTAAAAAAAGAAAACCTCCAGGCTGAAGCTGATTATTTCACCAAATATCAGTTGACCACCACTTTCGAAAGAACCTATGGCTGGGCATGGCTGCTGAAGCTTGATGAAGAATTGACGAACTGGAACCATCCCAAGGCCAAAATATGGCACCAGAATTTAAAACCTCTGACCGATCAGATCCTGAAGTCCTGGAAAACCTATCTTCCGAAACAAACCTATCCAAACAGGACCGGGGTTCATCCGAATACTGCTTTCGGGCTGGCTTTTGCCATCGACTGGGCTGTTGCGAATAAGGACAAAGAATTTGAAACTCAGCTGAAAGAAAAAGCAAAATATTTTTACGGAAAAGACCAGAAAACACCGGCTTATCTGGAACCGGATGGTTCGGATTTCTTTTCGCCAAGCCTTGAAATTGCCGATCTGATGAGAAGAGTGCTTCCGCAAAAAGAATTTGTACTGTGGCTGAATAATTTCTACGAGAAAAGAAGCCTTGAAAACATTGAAAAAATCCCGGTGGTGAGTGATCTGAGCGATTATCAGACCGTTCACCTTGTGGGGCTGTCTTTCTCAAAAGCCTGGTGTATGAAAGGAATTGCAAAATCCCTTCCTGACGGACATCCGCTGAAAAAAGATTTTAAGAAAACGGCAGATGTATTTTTAACCAATGGCCTTCCTCTTCTGTTTCAGGGGAATTACGGCGGAGACCATTGGCTGGCGAGTTTTGCGGTTTATTCTCTGGAAGATTAACGTGGTCAGGCAGGATTTATTGGTTACATTTGTGTTATGTCAGCCTTAGAAAAATTCGGTGTTGAAATTTTTACCCAGCACAATATTTTCGAGAGAATTTCAGCGGATAAACCTTTCCGCCCGGAAAATCCTGCGTTTATTTTCATCAAATCGGGAAAGATAAAGCTCCGTCAGCATTTCAGCGACCTGGAGCTTTCTGCCAATATGTTTATGGTGACCGATCCTCAGACGGTATATGAAATGGTATCGGTAAGCGGGGATTTCCAGTCGAGGATGGTCTCTTATAAGCGGGAATTTATCTCAGCTTTATCTCTTAAATTCAATCGGTTGATTACCTACCGCTATTTCCGGCAACAGATGAATAAGGGTGTTCCTTTCCATGAAAATGAAATGGAGGTCGTTTGGAAAAGCGTCAATTTCTTGAAATTTATCCTGGATTCTGAAGCAGATATGTTGTATAAAAAAGAAATGGTAGAGCATCTTTTCTCTGTGTTCTGCTATCAGATGGCCGGAATTATTTCTAAAGAGGATAATAATTCTTTGAACCAGATGTCCAGACAGGAGGAAATTGTCTTTGTATTTCTTACTGATCTTTCCAGATATCATCTTACGGAACGGACTGTAGAATTTTACGCAGGCCGGCAATCCATTACAACCAGACATCTTTCGGCTGTGGTAAAATCCGTTACAGGGAAGTCTGCAAGCCAGATCATTGCTTTAATTGTCATGAATGAAGCGAAAGTGCTTTTAAACTCTTCAAATAAACCGGTTTCAGAGATTTCTTCCATTCTGGGTTTTAGCGATCAATACTCATTTTCCCATTTTTTTAAAAAGCATTTTGAAGTAAGTCCTACCCAGTACAGAAGTCAGTTCGAAAAATAGAATCTTACATTTGAACATCTTTTTCCAATCTTCAAACATTTGTTTGACTTTGTAAGCGCTGTAACTTTGCCTTCGTAAAACAAGGTAAAATGACAAAGAATATAAAAACAGCACTGTCACTCGTGGCAGCTCTATTCCCTGTGCTGTTTTTTTCGCAACAGATTAAACAAATGACTGCAGGTGAAGCGGCTGATTTGGCTGTAAAAAATCATCAGCAGCTCAAAGTATCGGCTCAGAATATTGATATTGCCAAGCAAAACACTAATGTAGCAAAACTTCAAAAGCTCCCTAATATTACAGCTTCTACAAGCCAGTTCTATTTAGGGGATGTGGTAGCCATCGACAAAGATTTTTCGAATTCAACTACTATTCCAATGCCGCATTACGGAAGTTCATATGCGGTACAGGCAACCCAGCTGATCTTTAAAGGAGGTCTGGTGAATAAATCCATTGAAATGGCAGCGCTCCGCGAACAGCTTTCTGAGCTGGATCTGGAAAAGAACAAGCTTGATGTAAAATTTCTTGTGATTTCCAATTATCTGGATGTCTATAAAATTGTGAACCAGGAATTGGTGTTTCAAAATAATAAAAAGCTGGCCCAGGAACGTCTTAAGAATATTCAGAAGTTTTATCAGCAGGGTATGGTAACGCGTAACGAAGTGATCCGCGGGGAACTGGCCATTAAAAATCTGGATCAGGGCATTCTGACTTTAGTCAACAACAAAAAGATCCTTAATTATAATCTGAACATTGCATTGGGGCTTCCTGCCGAAACAGAAATTGTTCCTGTAGAAAATCTGGAGAATAAAGAATCCGGTATCGGGATGGAGTATTATATGAGCCTTGCCCACGACAGCAACCCTCAATTAAAATCGGCAAGGAAAAACATAGATGTGGCGGATAAAAATATTGAAATTATCAAGACGGATCAGCTGCCAACACTTTCAGGATTTGGAGGCTATACGTTACAGCGCCCGATTACAACAAGGAATCCTGTTCTGGATATGTATTCCGGAGGCTGGCAGGCAGGTGTTTCCTTGAGCTATAATATCGATAATTTATACAAAACAAAAGAAAAAGTAAAACTGGGTGAGCTTCAGAAAACGCAGGCAGGTGATGCCGTAACGCTGGTTCAGCAAAATGTAGATATGGCCGTAAATGCGGCCTATGTGAAGTACCAGGAATCTATCCAGCAGGCAGATATTCTGAACGATGCAAAAAGACTGGCAGAAGAAAACTATAAAATTACTGA containing:
- a CDS encoding TolC family protein gives rise to the protein MTKNIKTALSLVAALFPVLFFSQQIKQMTAGEAADLAVKNHQQLKVSAQNIDIAKQNTNVAKLQKLPNITASTSQFYLGDVVAIDKDFSNSTTIPMPHYGSSYAVQATQLIFKGGLVNKSIEMAALREQLSELDLEKNKLDVKFLVISNYLDVYKIVNQELVFQNNKKLAQERLKNIQKFYQQGMVTRNEVIRGELAIKNLDQGILTLVNNKKILNYNLNIALGLPAETEIVPVENLENKESGIGMEYYMSLAHDSNPQLKSARKNIDVADKNIEIIKTDQLPTLSGFGGYTLQRPITTRNPVLDMYSGGWQAGVSLSYNIDNLYKTKEKVKLGELQKTQAGDAVTLVQQNVDMAVNAAYVKYQESIQQADILNDAKRLAEENYKITEAKYLNQLAVQAEMIDAQNQKLQSELDFANAEITVLYQYYNLLKAAGTL
- a CDS encoding DUF2891 domain-containing protein, translated to MKKSLLAFAFSPFLIFAQEAPKLTDEMAVKLSEKPLHCINQEYPNKTAHIINNAGEVPLTPKDLHPSFYGCFDWHSSVHGHWMLVRLLKTKPNLPNAKDIENILDQSLKKENLQAEADYFTKYQLTTTFERTYGWAWLLKLDEELTNWNHPKAKIWHQNLKPLTDQILKSWKTYLPKQTYPNRTGVHPNTAFGLAFAIDWAVANKDKEFETQLKEKAKYFYGKDQKTPAYLEPDGSDFFSPSLEIADLMRRVLPQKEFVLWLNNFYEKRSLENIEKIPVVSDLSDYQTVHLVGLSFSKAWCMKGIAKSLPDGHPLKKDFKKTADVFLTNGLPLLFQGNYGGDHWLASFAVYSLED
- a CDS encoding helix-turn-helix domain-containing protein, producing the protein MSALEKFGVEIFTQHNIFERISADKPFRPENPAFIFIKSGKIKLRQHFSDLELSANMFMVTDPQTVYEMVSVSGDFQSRMVSYKREFISALSLKFNRLITYRYFRQQMNKGVPFHENEMEVVWKSVNFLKFILDSEADMLYKKEMVEHLFSVFCYQMAGIISKEDNNSLNQMSRQEEIVFVFLTDLSRYHLTERTVEFYAGRQSITTRHLSAVVKSVTGKSASQIIALIVMNEAKVLLNSSNKPVSEISSILGFSDQYSFSHFFKKHFEVSPTQYRSQFEK